Part of the Nitrospira sp. genome, CTGGACGGATATGTCGCGCGCAAGACCGGCCAAATCACCAAACTCGGGCGACTCTTGGACCCGATTGCGGACAAACTGCTCGTGTTGTCCGCATTGATCCTGCTGGTGCAAGTCGATCGGGTCAGTGCGCTGGTGGCGATTCTGATTATTGCGCGGGAAGTCGCGGTCACCGGACTCCGGGCCATCGCGGCCTCCGAAGGTTTGATCATGTCCGCCGAGGTGACCGGCAAATATAAAATGGCCCTGCAGGTCATTGCCATCGTCCTCCTGTTGCTCGAAGGCACCGTGGTGGAAGCGATCGGCAATCTGCATCTGGCCGGTATCGTCACCTTGTATCTGTCACTCATCCTGGGCTATGTGTCAGGCGCACAATATGTCTGGAGCTTCTGGCGTCAGGTCGGAGCGAAAGGTCTCTAGCCGGACGACCTGGCC contains:
- the pgsA gene encoding CDP-diacylglycerol--glycerol-3-phosphate 3-phosphatidyltransferase, with protein sequence MAENWKQAGLVLMRSAGQESNINLPNVLTLVRILLIPVFVMLLIDPTPDRALAAAIVFVVAAVTDLLDGYVARKTGQITKLGRLLDPIADKLLVLSALILLVQVDRVSALVAILIIAREVAVTGLRAIAASEGLIMSAEVTGKYKMALQVIAIVLLLLEGTVVEAIGNLHLAGIVTLYLSLILGYVSGAQYVWSFWRQVGAKGL